One Fuerstiella marisgermanici DNA window includes the following coding sequences:
- a CDS encoding protein kinase domain-containing protein, translating into MKSSSPSADTDSFDMTPPFHDTGGVPEAAGVQRLRDMLEGSRADDLLSGRMLQQYQLLERLGAGAMGSVYKSRNTETGELVAVKVLDASFARQHDAILRFEKEARLLAEANSPFITRLRDVRIDGDWPFLVAELVTGQSVAALLKKRKRLTEKTALNIAADVAQALVDISELKIIHRDIKPDNILLGGNENSADSASDDQFVVKLTDFGLARHTQQTQSMALTRANTMLGTPLYMSPEQFSNRDQLDVRSDVYSLGATLFAMLTGRPPFPSDDMLKLAELHRHEVPPDTRSLHSDISEGISQVVARCLQKRPDLRYPSAAELLADLQRLQRGEATSIVVHPALPSGDSDQRQTFRFEWKLASSPAELWPFVSNTERLNRAIGLPAVRYTTTIGPNGESQRFANVRIAGMAMRWREHAFEWIEQRRMGVLREFERGPLKWFSSVVEFFPTVDGRTRLVHSLEVEGRGWFGRQFARYKMGVETRRSLTRVYQRIDATLSDTRGADATRDAFEAESAISRQQQSRLKELTAQLQSQNVDRETLRLITEFVRIAPAQEVGHIRPLELARRLNQPFDQTMAVLLRGAKSGLLELTWDVICPACRVAAQTYDIMRMVRDHDFCEACNTDFDVDLLNGVELIFRAHPQVRSSDTGKYCIGSPAHSPHVVAQIKLEPGETLDVGLSLAAGIYCIRGPQLAQSLTFTVRNSGVAIESRILSGTQHRREDDTVACVIKQRNPGDDAPDTTVLTDARHLSLRLKQDADWQQQVVLPAGGQRLTLNNDFDRDVVVRVERSDPPGNTFSANAAFGLPLFRELFPGQSLDQTQLASVTTVSLLQTSARPSGELLSTNDDAIAERMFEAHLRQLSEYCTRHNGTWIKISGHGALMAFINTDDALRCAQTLHDMVTEFNATPAWDVYCAVNAGVMNVSLIHGHLDYLGPAVDLLSQLLQAARPGETAVGSDIDLRFWNSEAVDGRSEFRPICDGRGVAVKC; encoded by the coding sequence ATGAAGTCATCGAGTCCCAGCGCTGACACCGACAGCTTCGACATGACGCCGCCGTTTCACGATACGGGCGGTGTGCCGGAAGCGGCCGGGGTCCAGCGACTGCGAGACATGCTGGAAGGATCAAGGGCCGACGACCTTTTAAGTGGCCGGATGCTACAGCAGTACCAGCTTCTGGAACGCCTCGGTGCCGGAGCGATGGGTTCCGTTTACAAATCGCGAAATACAGAAACCGGCGAACTGGTCGCGGTGAAAGTTCTGGACGCCAGCTTCGCGCGGCAACACGATGCTATCTTGCGGTTCGAAAAAGAAGCGAGGTTACTGGCGGAAGCGAATAGTCCGTTCATCACCAGGCTGCGGGACGTCCGGATCGATGGCGACTGGCCATTTCTTGTTGCCGAACTCGTGACCGGTCAATCCGTCGCGGCGCTCCTGAAAAAACGAAAGCGTCTAACCGAAAAAACGGCGCTGAACATAGCGGCCGATGTGGCTCAGGCGCTGGTGGATATCAGCGAGCTGAAAATCATTCACCGCGACATCAAGCCCGATAACATATTGCTCGGCGGCAACGAAAACTCGGCCGATTCTGCCAGCGACGACCAGTTCGTCGTGAAGCTCACCGACTTCGGCCTCGCTCGGCACACTCAGCAAACACAATCGATGGCGTTGACACGAGCCAACACCATGCTGGGCACGCCGCTGTACATGTCGCCGGAACAGTTTTCGAATCGTGACCAGCTTGACGTGCGGTCTGACGTGTATTCACTGGGAGCCACGTTGTTTGCCATGCTGACAGGGCGGCCCCCGTTTCCGTCAGACGACATGTTGAAGCTGGCAGAACTGCATCGCCACGAAGTCCCACCAGACACGCGTTCGCTCCACTCAGACATCAGCGAAGGTATCAGCCAGGTGGTGGCCCGTTGCCTGCAAAAACGTCCCGATCTCCGCTACCCCTCAGCAGCAGAACTGCTGGCCGATTTGCAACGCCTGCAACGAGGTGAAGCCACCAGTATCGTCGTGCATCCGGCGCTGCCTTCCGGCGACAGCGACCAACGGCAGACGTTTCGGTTTGAATGGAAACTGGCTTCTTCGCCTGCCGAACTCTGGCCCTTCGTTTCCAACACGGAACGCCTGAATCGAGCCATCGGCCTGCCTGCAGTTCGCTACACCACGACGATCGGCCCGAACGGTGAATCACAGCGGTTCGCCAACGTGCGGATCGCGGGCATGGCGATGAGGTGGCGGGAACATGCGTTCGAATGGATCGAACAACGCCGCATGGGCGTGTTGCGGGAATTCGAACGCGGGCCGCTAAAATGGTTCAGCAGCGTGGTCGAATTCTTTCCCACGGTTGATGGCCGCACACGACTTGTCCACAGCCTGGAAGTCGAAGGGCGAGGGTGGTTTGGGCGGCAGTTCGCCAGGTACAAAATGGGAGTAGAAACTCGGCGATCGCTAACACGAGTCTACCAGCGCATCGACGCAACTCTTTCCGATACGCGCGGGGCTGATGCGACGCGTGATGCCTTTGAAGCCGAATCCGCAATCAGCCGCCAGCAGCAAAGTCGCCTAAAAGAACTCACAGCGCAACTCCAATCGCAGAACGTCGACCGCGAGACACTGCGATTGATCACAGAATTCGTTCGCATCGCACCGGCGCAAGAAGTCGGCCACATTCGACCCCTGGAGTTAGCTCGACGACTGAACCAACCGTTCGACCAAACGATGGCCGTCCTGCTGCGAGGGGCGAAAAGCGGCCTGCTGGAACTGACATGGGACGTGATCTGCCCCGCGTGCCGCGTGGCTGCTCAAACCTATGATATTATGCGAATGGTGCGGGACCACGATTTCTGCGAAGCGTGTAACACCGACTTCGACGTGGATTTGCTTAACGGCGTGGAACTGATCTTTCGCGCCCATCCACAGGTACGCAGCAGCGACACAGGAAAATACTGCATCGGGTCGCCCGCCCATTCACCACATGTTGTCGCGCAGATCAAGCTTGAGCCGGGCGAAACACTGGACGTCGGGCTGTCACTGGCAGCGGGGATCTACTGCATTCGCGGTCCGCAACTGGCACAGTCACTGACGTTTACCGTGCGTAACAGTGGCGTCGCTATTGAATCCAGGATCCTGAGCGGCACTCAACACCGTCGCGAAGACGACACCGTTGCATGTGTCATCAAGCAGCGAAATCCGGGCGACGACGCCCCGGACACAACGGTGCTGACTGATGCTCGCCATCTGAGCCTGCGGCTGAAACAGGACGCCGACTGGCAACAGCAAGTCGTGCTGCCTGCTGGCGGACAACGACTGACGCTCAACAACGATTTCGATCGCGACGTCGTGGTACGCGTCGAACGATCCGACCCGCCCGGTAACACGTTCTCCGCCAATGCAGCATTCGGTCTGCCGTTGTTCCGCGAACTCTTTCCCGGCCAGTCGCTGGACCAAACTCAACTGGCGTCTGTCACGACAGTCTCTTTGCTGCAGACCAGCGCAAGACCGTCTGGCGAGCTACTTAGCACGAACGATGATGCGATCGCCGAACGAATGTTTGAAGCGCACTTGCGACAACTGAGTGAATACTGCACGCGCCACAACGGTACGTGGATAAAGATCTCAGGTCACGGTGCATTGATGGCCTTCATTAATACAGACGACGCATTGCGCTGTGCTCAAACACTTCATGACATGGTCACTGAATTTAACGCCACACCCGCCTGGGACGTTTACTGTGCCGTGAATGCTGGCGTGATGAATGTGAGTCTGATTCATGGGCACCTTGACTACCTGGGTCCGGCGGTCGACCTTCTGAGTCAGCTGCTGCAAGCTGCCCGGCCCGGTGAAACAGCCGTCGGGAGCGATATCGATCTGAGATTCTGGAATTCCGAAGCAGTTGATGGACGCTCAGAGTTCCGACCGATTTGTGACGGTCGTGGCGTCGCCGTGAAATGTTGA